The genomic region AAATCAAAATAACTTTAAACCAACTAATTTACCTTCGTGGGACGAGATTACAACGCAAGTGCAGATCGCCGACCGACAAGCTGAAAGCATTGGCAATCCTAGATTACAGGCGCAAATTACGGGCTATGCCGGGGCGATCGCCCAACAGCAACAACAGTTAAAATTAGCAGAAGAATTAACTAAAAATGCTTTACAAATTGCCGAAAGTTTGAACAGTCCAGAGTTCGGTTATCGCTGGCAATGGCAGTTAGGACGACTCGAAGTAATTAAAGGCAATCGCGATCGGGCGATCGCCGCTTATCGTTTGGCCTTTGAAAACTTACAAATCTTGCGCGGTGACTTAGTGGCGATTAATCCCGACATTCAATTTAATTTCCGCGATAGTGTCGAACCCGTCTATCGAGAATATGTAGATTTATTATTAAAACCCGAACGAGTTTCTCAAGCCAATTTGAAACAAGCGAGAAAGGCGATCGAAGCATTGCAGTTGGCCGAACTCAATGACTTTTTTCGCGAAGCCTGTTTGGATGCCAAACCCGAACAAATCGATCGGGTTGTAGACCAGGCACAAATCCCTTCGGCGGTCGTCTACGCGATCGTCTTAACCGATCGCGTTGAAGTCATTGTCAAACTGCCTCAAAAACAGGAATTACAGCGCTATCGTACCTGGATTTCGCAATCGCAAATCCGCGAAACCTTAAATGAACTAAGCGATCGCTTGAGCGATCGCACGCGCCTCGCGATCGAGATTCAGGAACTCTCCCAACAGTTTTACGATTGGTTAATTCGACCGGGAGAAAGTCTTTTAGAAGCGAATTCTATCAATACATTAGTATTTGTTTTAGACAGTCAACTTCGCAATCTACCGATGTCCGTCCTCCACGACGGCGATCGCTATCTGATCGAAAAATACGCGATCGCCCTCACCCCGGGATTGCAGTTATTAAATCCTCGTCCTCTGACCGAACTTGAACTGACCCCTTTAACCGCCGGACTCAGCGAAGAGAGAACCTTACAAGAGCGAAATTTAAAATTTTCTCCCCTTCCCAACGTGCCGATTGAACTGACCGAAATTGAATCAATTTTACCGAAAACACAAACTTTATTAAATCGAGAGTTTGTGACCCCTGAATTACAAGAAAAGCTCAAAAAATCGAATTATAATATCGTTCATTTAGCCACCCACGGTCAATTTAGTTCTAATTTAGAAGATACTTTTATTTTAACTTGGGATGCACTCCTGGATATCGATCGCTTGAATAACTTATTGGAACGCGATCGCGATCGTGCGGTCGGCGCGATCGAATTACTCGTCCTCAGTGCTTGCGAAACCGCCTCTGGAGACAATCGCGCCACCCTCGGGTTAGCCGGGGTCGCTGTCAAAGCAGGCGCGCGCAGTACCTTAGCCACCTTATGGTCTGTCAACGACGAATCCACCGCCCAGTTTATGGAGCAGTTTTATCGGAAATTAATTCAAATAAAAGCCAATCAAAATATCGGAAAAGCAGAAGTTTTGCGTCAAGCACAATTGTCTTTATTAGCAAACCAAGATACCGATAAAAAATGGAACCGTCCTTATTATTGGGCACCGTTTATTTTAGTCGGTAATTGGTTATAAAACACGTGATTTAAGCGATCGGATAATTTGAGACTTTTGCCGCCTATTCTTCCTCCATTTCACAGCAAGCCACGAGGGGGCGATCGCCGAGATGGTTTAAATTCACCCCTGGCGCATTTAAAAGCAACTTCCATTCCTCTCGAATGACAGAATTATCCGGAGAAAGACGCAAACGATTACCAACTTCAGTTAAAATTTCATGCCAAATTTTATTGTCGAGATAGCCGCGATTATTTTGTGCAGATGGGGGTAATGTTACTCTCTCAATCAGTCCGCCAACTGCTACTTGATTACCTCCGGTACATTTAACTTTAAAATACCAGCGATAAAGTTTTTGCGGTTCGAGTTGATATTCGCGATCGCTCGGAGCATTCACTCGTACAACTCCAGGGGTATTTTCAAGTTGATAACGAATCCGATAAATCGGTCGTTCGGCAATTTCATCTTGTAAGATTAATTCACTATATTCTAAATTTTTGGGATCGTCAGGAATATAAACCCAAAATGTGGGCGCTTCGGATACAGTCAAACTCATAGTTTGAGGAACTAAAGCCGTTAATTGGTCATTAGAGGCGATCGCTCCTCCACAATTACCGCGACTTCCTCCGTCGGTTTGTTCGTTCGGTCTTCCAGTTCCGGAAAAATCAACAATTTGCTCGTCAGCTCGGACAAAGATTGTCGCCGAAACAATCGAAGATAAGATAGTAAACGCGATCGCTAGACAGCTATATTTTTTGAAGTATTTAATCATT from Oxynema aestuarii AP17 harbors:
- a CDS encoding CHAT domain-containing protein, which encodes MKFDRGRSIVKRRIFIAGLLLFSLLLPVVTHRAIAQTPVAIVVQAQADGFQLGEDARQFYRSRQYDRAVRRWREAIDAFARRGDRLNQARSLNNLSLSYQHLGDWQKAREAIADSLGLLAGTTREEIDAIAHAYRVRGRLQLALGRAENALESWQQAIELYNRLGDREAVRRTAIDRAQAFKRLGFYPRSCETILSLLDLDATRCEAIGRQKPDELISKLDRLTPTDSDLFALKELGDLLAIVGYPRHAKAVLNYTLERSRTQPYLDLQPSLLLSLGNTHRILEQVERAIDRYQTAEIKTSDPVLKLRARLNQLSLQVAGDRLQNSAILSPMSLSKIREDLDRLPPSSTAIELRLNFIHSLACLQTQHNPVPLDLASPIFRGCHTENQNNFKPTNLPSWDEITTQVQIADRQAESIGNPRLQAQITGYAGAIAQQQQQLKLAEELTKNALQIAESLNSPEFGYRWQWQLGRLEVIKGNRDRAIAAYRLAFENLQILRGDLVAINPDIQFNFRDSVEPVYREYVDLLLKPERVSQANLKQARKAIEALQLAELNDFFREACLDAKPEQIDRVVDQAQIPSAVVYAIVLTDRVEVIVKLPQKQELQRYRTWISQSQIRETLNELSDRLSDRTRLAIEIQELSQQFYDWLIRPGESLLEANSINTLVFVLDSQLRNLPMSVLHDGDRYLIEKYAIALTPGLQLLNPRPLTELELTPLTAGLSEERTLQERNLKFSPLPNVPIELTEIESILPKTQTLLNREFVTPELQEKLKKSNYNIVHLATHGQFSSNLEDTFILTWDALLDIDRLNNLLERDRDRAVGAIELLVLSACETASGDNRATLGLAGVAVKAGARSTLATLWSVNDESTAQFMEQFYRKLIQIKANQNIGKAEVLRQAQLSLLANQDTDKKWNRPYYWAPFILVGNWL
- a CDS encoding DUF928 domain-containing protein gives rise to the protein MIKYFKKYSCLAIAFTILSSIVSATIFVRADEQIVDFSGTGRPNEQTDGGSRGNCGGAIASNDQLTALVPQTMSLTVSEAPTFWVYIPDDPKNLEYSELILQDEIAERPIYRIRYQLENTPGVVRVNAPSDREYQLEPQKLYRWYFKVKCTGGNQVAVGGLIERVTLPPSAQNNRGYLDNKIWHEILTEVGNRLRLSPDNSVIREEWKLLLNAPGVNLNHLGDRPLVACCEMEEE